The Choristoneura fumiferana chromosome Z, NRCan_CFum_1, whole genome shotgun sequence DNA window ATATGCAATATTTAATTGAGTAAGATCCCACAGCCGTCCgacattaagttattttctaaattttgtCCTTCAGAACATAAGTTACGTCTGGCGGCTCTGGGATCTTGGAACAGCTTTACAGAACAATGAGTAATTTACAGAACGTTAGGTCTGGCCTATGATGAGTCAgaacttttctttttatagaAGTCGATGAGTTGTTTgcatcaaaaatatatacaccTGGGGTTCTCACGGTCGCACTGCTGCAGCATTTCCTTGGTGTTCTCGAAGAAGTTGACGAAGGGCGGATAAGCCTTGACCATGTCGGGCGTGAAACGCAGCATGAGCCGGCCGATGCTCACCTCCTCGCTCCAGTGCGCCTGCGCGAAACGCAGCTCCTTCAACATGCCCCTGCGCCACCAACACGCCGTTACCAACACTACAGTAGCGTCAAGTCAATATATCCATCGGACAACCCCCAACGTGAGGGAAGTAAGAGTTAGCTCTATCTTCGGATCCAACAACTCGCAGTTAGTGTACACAACCGTTCCCATGCATGTCATTACTGACGTCAAGTAAAGATGCTTACAATCCCCATGCAACTGCTACTTTACTCACTCTCACTAAGCTAGTATACTCCATTATTTCCCAATTTACTCTCTCATAAAGAAAAGACTGATCGTTTGTCACAAAGCGCAAAAAAAACATTGCGGGTCGCACCGTACCGTACGAACATCTTAGCcagttaaatttcaattaaacagaataaaaactaagtgatttaaatgaaattgtaCTCACTGGTGTAGTTCATAAATAGGCGGTAAGTttccaaaaataatttttagttcCGTATTGTTCAGTAGTGCCTGATTTTTACCATTGCTATTATCTTCTTCAGCCATTTCTTCTAATGGGTGCTTGAACATCTAAAAAATACGTCATCATGAAATGATACATCAGAAAGAGATTTtgaattatttgaaataattgaATGAATAGATTTTAAATATTAACGTTATACTTACAGTTACAATTGTCTGTAAAATTCCAACATAATTCGATTCCGTCTGTAGTAACTCCATGAATACTTGTTGCCTAGGAGACATCAATTTTCGAACCACATTGTCAGGCACTTCGGATTCTAAAAAAGTATTAGTACATGAGTATTTCGGTTGTGGGTATAAGTATGCGAGGCGTGTAGTTCTGGTTTACCTTCGAGTAGCTGTTTGCTGTCGGGCGAGGGCGTGTAGTCGAGCAGCAGGTTGCCGGAGATGCTGAGCAGCACGGTGTCGCTGAGCGAGGAGCGCCGCTTCTGCAACGCCGCGTCGCCGCCGCGCAGCTTGCGCTTGCGCTGCCGCTGCAGGTGCGCCGGCgtgccgcccgccgcgcccgcgcccgcgccgcccgccgcctcctcgccagcgccgccgccgccgcccgcacCCGAGCCTGCGCCGCCTACTGACGATCTCCGGGACACTTCTTCCAAATACTGCACACGATATTATTCATTTCATCAGTGATTTCTGACAATAACTACAATAAAACGAATGCACACAAAATTAAGACTTACATCTCTGAAGAGGTATTCTCTTTCGTCTTGTGCTTCTTCGTTCTGGACGGACGCCCAGAACCACTCCGCTTTGACGACGTGCACGCGGGGCGAGCACTCTGGCGCGACCGCAGTGTTATGCTCGTCCACCACCTGAACGCACGAGATCTCACTGTTACTGATACCATTACGATTTAACCGTCACCGTGAGTGAGCcttacattttaaatatcaaccATCTCTCATAAAGGGACATATGTGAAGTAGCTTCTCTGCGTGCACGCCCTAAACAAAAGACCCGCAGTGATGCTTTATAGATAAGTAACTTTAACGCACGATGCATGCATACGAGTGGAGACCGACACAAGAGAGTATGTATGTTTGGCTATATTCTAAATGAGAGCCATAAAATGTTCAACTGCATGGTAAGCATGTCTATTATTTagtaatactaaattaaatggGGTTAGTACCGGCAACGATATTCCATGGCATTGCGTAATGGCGCGGGCGTCGCGGATGGGAGGCGTCGAGGCGGGCGGCAGCTGGTCGGCGGGGAGACGCGGGGCGGGGATCGGGGCGCAGGAGAGGAGCGGGACGCGCGGGTCGGGGGCGCCGCAGATGGAGTGGCGGTGGTGCGCGCGCGGGCGCAGGCTTTGCGGCGTCTTGAACGTGGCCGAGTCGTCCAACTCGTCCACGTCACCCGGGTGCCCGAGGCCCGCGTTATCTGTGCTGTCTATGGTGTCCACTTGCACGGGAGATATATCCAAATTCATATCATCAATCTCTTTACTGGGTGTCGATACATACTTCAGTTCTGAGGGCAGGTGGCAAGCGCTCACTTCAACAGTGTTACGTTCAGGCCtcttttcatatttctttttccTCTCACTTCTGAACGAAGCTGTGAATGATTTGACGCTCCTGCGTAATTTAGATGCAGATTTAACTGTCTTAGAGCTCCTtattgaagcaaatgaaatatCAAAGAATCCCGACTGTTTACTGGTGTTAATTGAGCAAATTGAAGTGTTGTCATCCTCTCTGATTGGGGACGACGTAGACGCTATGAATTCTCCCGCGGGGTCCGTCGGCTTGACGCTGTCAGGACTGACCGATTCTACAGCAATGTCTCCCGTAGTTTTAGACACGGAATCTTTTTTTGTTCGTTTGAAAATTGTGGGTCGATTCTTAAACTTAAAAGAATCTTTTATCTTAAGTCTTTTGATTGACTTCCAATTACTGTCCTCACATTTGTCTTGAGAAAGATTAGCATCTATAGGGCTCACTTGAACGCTAGAATCTGTGGAGTTACGGCTTCTCTTCTTTCCTGAACTAATAGTGGTTGTAGAGTGTTGCAATTCTTTGCCTACTATCGAAATGGGTAAGAGAAGTCCTGGTTCTTCTTTGGAATCTAAATCGCATAAGCTCTTTGTAAGAGAAGAGTGTAAAGACCCCGCTTCGGTGAGGCAATCTACTAAATTAAAGACATTTATAgatttattcttaaaaacttCTCTTTTATCTTTAACGTTAATTTTGACTGTGCCATGAATCATTTGTGTTATATCattgttttctttgttattaGTATCGTAGATCGAAGAGCGCAGACGTTCATTGTCGGGAGCGGTTTTGTCGTGATCGTTAGGGCACGCAGCGGGCGCGGGCTTGGGCGCGTCGGGGCAGTCGCGCGAGGCGCGCGCGTGGCGGCGCGCGAGCTGCAGGCGCTGCTCGCGCTCGTCGTCGGGCTGCGCGGCCGCGCCGCTCGCGCGCCGCCCCGACAGCCGCGCGGAAAGCCTACGGTAAATCGAGCTCTTAGGCGTGCTCTGGGAGCGGTTGGGTGACGCGCGAGAGGACTTCGAAGGTACGGTGGGAGTACTGGGGTGGGGCGAAAGGATAAGCGAACGACCGAAAGTCTCCCCATTGGCCATTACCTGAAACATGTGTGAAACACACCACGCAATGATGTAATGAAGCCATTCCAATACAAACATGCACAAAGATTGAATTGTTTTTGTTGAGATAAGAGTGTTAGGCACAAGAAAGCAGACGCCTAATTTTCTTTCTAGTGTAATTATCCGAGCCGATAaggtagtttttttataatagcgagtttaaatgtatgtaatttttaacaattattttaaaaaatatatagtaatgATTACTGTGATGCTTTGTAAAACAACTTCAAAGAAATGTGCACTTGTGAGTAATACTGAAACAGAAACACAGTGATTTTGTGGGCGTTGCGCTGTACCCTTCGCCTTTCGGAGTTGAACTTAATGTTGTTGGTGAGGAGTAAAATAATAAGAGaaagcattattttatttattaacattaaagACATTGTTCGCAAACAATTAAAGAAAACGTAATTTAACAGTATGTCTATTTAAGGTAAAAATTACATATAATACGTATTACCCTAAATTAAATCGATCAGGCGTCGGGTGTTGCATTGGCCAAATAGACTGCAGAAGCATAACAATACAAGGTGGTGAACATAAAAAGCAAACAATGGGTCGACTTCGCGCCGTGCGGAATGGTTTGTGGTGGGTTGTAGAATCTAAACTACGATACGATTCATGCAATCCCTTTTTACAGGTATTACAGGGAAGAGGTAGTGTAAAGGTAAATCATATCAACTAGACTAATTaacaagtgaaaaataaaaacgataTCAGATCACTCTCGTCGGTCGTTAGAGATTTTCCAAGTATGATTTAACTTAGATGCTAAAACATTGTCATGACTATTCACGGAACATCACATGTCAATGAAATGGTACCGCGTTCCGATttctaaatgaaaaataaataaaacaacacagAATGTCTACTTACTCAACAACAAACTATAAGTGTCACTTGAACAGATAACTAGCATGCTTACTAATCgtgtgataatgataaaaataaacaactatAATAATAGTACTTCAAACCCGCTAggataaataaaatttgaagaaaaaatgaaaaacttcGCGTATGCAAACTTTTCGTCAGTTACATTTTAAAAGATCACTTAAACAGACTCATCGTAACCAAACACGgtttatagaaaaaaatgacCGAGTAAGGGCTTGAACATGGTTCAGTTCGTTTTGAGTGTGGTAAGGTAAGGGTAAGTAAACGTGTAGTACGGTAATGAGAGTGACTCACGACGTGGGTGCAGTCGGGGTCGTCGAGCGCGCATGCGGCGCCGCCGTTGCTGGCCAGCACGTCCGCCATGTGCTGCGCCTCGTCCTCGGGGAAGCCGACGAAGCAGACGCGCGCGCCGGCGAACACTTTCAGTTTATGCTCCTTCTGCAAACACCAGGCAACAAGTGTAAGCTGTCTGAGGTAAAGGTATTCGTATCCGTAGACATCGAGTCAGAATAAGAAGGCTTGGCCTGTAATTCCCATGcggtcccagtgcggatttttaatttcatatacaCCATTGAGCTGCTTTGCAAGTGTAttcaggtttccttacgatgtttcccttcaccgaaaatctcgtagtaaattttaaatgtaatgtatgtatcgCATTATAAATTcagaaaaacacagaggtgccaGCTCGAGCTCGAGCTAAACTTGtctcaaaatttaaattaagaattTAGTCGgtatattgtattccgatccaatttatgaaaagcgtaaacaaagacgccattaacccgaccatagacattttagtgatgtgaaaacctacaacctattgcaaaataattaatctgttctgtaaatcgattatttattaacaacgtatttttgtttattttattatttacaatgcttgatttaattccaaagactgtttattaaattgtaaaagcatttttttaactttaaggaaagtaaataaaaatcgcttattcatccacgcattaattgtttttaaaatgtcaaattttacaccatctctacgctagtctattctactacagattatacacgttTCAATCAAAAATGCAAACCGCGCgagccaataaaaaaaaaagtcagattttgacgatgattttttaaatgaaaaataaatatggaaatcaagtgaattttggtgaaaaaagtgattagccATCTAgtaaagacacgaattatagataaatgtgttattgattcgatccagtgggtgtttatacaagaattttggtgaaatcggtttgtttacacttttaataaatgggataggcataacgtatagtaGGTATTCTGAATGTATGATATAATATGTGgtcggaatgagggctatcgttttttgtctcactagatggcgcactgatgcgtgaggtttttaagtatggctttcaaagtctgttattacgggcgtgaaaacaaagttaagattaaaatcatatttaatacaccttaaaaccgtaccataaaaatatcgagcatgccacagtgttgcatagtccccgttttgatcggaaaaaagggaggaccaAGGTAtccgaaagataaaactgtctcaaaacacagacattcattgccccggaacgcatatttgccataattatttttagatatTGCAAAAGATTCACAAATCTATTCCAATTattaataaacccgcgtagctcactcaagaactatgaaatttgacatttcggagacctcacgctacactagcgcctctattggcgaattcatacgcgatagccctcattgagtttgGGATGATACTGACGATGAGCGCGGGGTGCGTGGCGAGGCAGGCAGGGTCGTCGCGGCGGCGCCAGCACTCGTCCACCCAGGAGCGCGCCAGCACCGGCAGCCCGAAGCCGGACGCGTACCGGTACTTGTCGCCCGTGGCCGCCGCCGCGATCAGGTGTGTCACCTTGCTCGACATGTCTTTGCGGATCGACCCTCCCATGTAGTGAATAAGTGTTATCAGGTACGTCTGCCGGCAATAcaacacaaattattaataattaccaAAGGCCTTATTGCTAACGCAATCGGTATCGCAATTTTCGTCGCTTCttgtcacacggtataggatgagggtagaaacaGATGGTGACTAGGGCGTACACTGAGGGTTTCAGGTAGCAGTAATGGTGCTGCTGGTGGCGGGTGCGTGCGCGTACAGCTACTAGCGCTGCCTACACTCACTGCATGCCAATCAATGGTGGCGAATACCACTGGTGATCACCAGCCCCCGTGCgttggacaatacggcctctgggcGAGGTTAAAATTCAATATCACTCGTTTTCGCAGAATATatgaatactagcttttgcccgcggctttgcccgcgtggaattcggaaAAATAGGATAGCCAataaagttgcggacgctaggtggcgctgatgtcgtgcacagagctgTCACACATTACACGATTATTTGTCAATTTGGAGACTCAAACAGCGGGTTTCGCGCAAGCAAGGGGCGTTGAGGCACTTACAAGTTCATCCTTTTTCCGGAAGCCCGAGAAGCATATGACGGCGCCGCGCATGGCGAGCGAGTAGAGCGGCCGCGTGTTGGCCGGCGGCGGCTCGTCGCGCTCCGCCAGCTGCAGCGCCGCCGTCGGGCCCAGGACTCTGCGAGAAACAAACATTATGGTGAACTTTATGTAAAACCACCTTAATAATTTATAACAGCCACGAAAATACGGACTATGATGACATAGGAGGCAATAATgaccaattttaataaaataaaaaacgttttaGGACATGAAATTGACAATAAAATTGCCAGTTCAACATTTTCAGAGAAAATGTATCTATCTTCTGATCTGAGAATGTGCTCTACCAGAGAAAATGCACTTTTTGAAAAAGTGCACCTGAGAAAATGCACtatttgagaaataaataaataaataaataaatatcatgggacacttgacaccaattgacctagtcccaaactaagcaaagcttgtactatggatactaggcaacggataaacatacttatatagataaatacatacttaaatacatattaaacatccaagacccgagaacaaacattcgtgttattcacacaaatatctgccccggccgggattcgaacccaggacctcaagcttcgtagtcaggttctctaaccacttagccatccggtcgacaTTTGAGAAAGTGTACCTATTGGGAAGTGCATTTTTAGAGACAGTGTACGTTCCGAGAAAGCGATCCTTCTGAAGAAGTGCACTTTTAGAGAAAGTTACGTTTCGGGAAAGCGAGCTTTTGGAGCCTAACCCATTTATTTCAATTCGATAAGGGGTTTGGGTCAAAGTACCGGCAGAGAGTGCAGAAATATAGTCATGCTCCATTCAATGTGCTAATAAaggttaaataataatactacatATAAAAAAGTAATGGTTATGCCTAAGGTAAGCTCACTGTACACCTGTTAAAACATAGTGAGTCAAACCGATCAAATCAAGATGCGTACGCATTTTGGTACCTAATGCCTGGTGACGTAAGGTAGGGGATAAAGCATGTAAGTTAACCACATATTACATAACTTTCCACTTCTCTTGCCTAGTTAAATTCGTATTAATGCTGGATGTAGGCtgcaaaatgactttttatgctctagtgcagtGCATGGAATAAAAgttcttcgtctaagaccaaggtaatcaagtGCAGCTACAAACGTTACaagtttatgtatttttttggctatttaaagttttttaataaataaaactgggCAATTCTAATAAGTTATTATAGAAAAAACAacgcatgaaaaataaaagcttataaggGAACATTTATGTTGCCATTTTATTTTCTCGTaataaacgtgaaaaaaagaATGTGCAGCTTGTTCATAAAACCCGATTTAACTATCTACCTACGCCTGCGGCTCGGGTGGATACAAACGTGTATACCTGGTAAATTGACAAGCTTTATGCACCTAGTAGACCAATGTTTTATCGTGCAAGAAGCTTTTTTtcgattaaataaaactttagcaAAATTAACTCAATTTACCCTCTGAAATTTACCAAATTTACGTCACGCTCAGTGTTTATATGTTGCATGCACTTGTAATCACCTATCCTGTAGCTCTACTCCACCATGCTCCTGTAAAACCTGTAAGAATTTAACtatactctgtttctacggcaggccAAAAAACGTACTATAgacaacctttcgcatgtatctTTCAATGCCATTCTAACAGCTGTTTTCGACTGATCTTGTTAATTAACTCAATTCTATTTAAGCTAAATTATGTCTTACAATTTAAGCTCGTTGGGGCATTTTGAGCTTTGATGCTATCAACTTCTGGCTAACTAACCTCTTcatagcatttttttaaactttctaCTAAGGCCTATGCGTTTTTTGTAGCGTAGCTTACTTTGAATACTAGCTAACTTACTTAGCTTACTTTAAGTACATCTTAAAAGTGTTGACTTATAGTGAAATTATAAATAGGGCGAAGAATTTTATCCAAAGACATGAATAAAAGCATTGGTACAAGAGGTGGGCGTCGCGGTGGTGACGCGCCGTGACGCGGGCTGCGCACAGGAAACCGCACACACGACACTGCGTGTCGCTATACAAATAGTTCATGACTTACACGCGCATTCCAgacaaaatgtaaacaattattaagAATCGCGACAAGTTCACATTAATCCTGCGCATAGACAAATCATGTACAATGGTTAAACTTATAGCCTACATCCAGTGTGCTCCATCTCTCGCTGTCACTATAGCAGTCTAATTAACATTAAACATGCGTGTAGATT harbors:
- the pbl gene encoding epithelial cell transforming 2 pebble isoform X3 — its product is MDELSKGMTQTGSAAATDEIEHNNGSTWPVVYVSESCLECERVRAACERLGPVAAAPAHDSLPPPHQPPAPLSYFITKPFEGELFDAAHKAKYRVLGPTAALQLAERDEPPPANTRPLYSLAMRGAVICFSGFRKKDELTYLITLIHYMGGSIRKDMSSKVTHLIAAAATGDKYRYASGFGLPVLARSWVDECWRRRDDPACLATHPALIKEHKLKVFAGARVCFVGFPEDEAQHMADVLASNGGAACALDDPDCTHVVMANGETFGRSLILSPHPSTPTVPSKSSRASPNRSQSTPKSSIYRRLSARLSGRRASGAAAQPDDEREQRLQLARRHARASRDCPDAPKPAPAACPNDHDKTAPDNERLRSSIYDTNNKENNDITQMIHGTVKINVKDKREVFKNKSINVFNLVDCLTEAGSLHSSLTKSLCDLDSKEEPGLLLPISIVGKELQHSTTTISSGKKRSRNSTDSSVQVSPIDANLSQDKCEDSNWKSIKRLKIKDSFKFKNRPTIFKRTKKDSVSKTTGDIAVESVSPDSVKPTDPAGEFIASTSSPIREDDNTSICSINTSKQSGFFDISFASIRSSKTVKSASKLRRSVKSFTASFRSERKKKYEKRPERNTVEVSACHLPSELKYVSTPSKEIDDMNLDISPVQVDTIDSTDNAGLGHPGDVDELDDSATFKTPQSLRPRAHHRHSICGAPDPRVPLLSCAPIPAPRLPADQLPPASTPPIRDARAITQCHGISLPVVDEHNTAVAPECSPRVHVVKAEWFWASVQNEEAQDEREYLFRDYLEEVSRRSSVGGAGSGAGGGGGAGEEAAGGAGAGAAGGTPAHLQRQRKRKLRGGDAALQKRRSSLSDTVLLSISGNLLLDYTPSPDSKQLLEESEVPDNVVRKLMSPRQQVFMELLQTESNYVGILQTIVTMFKHPLEEMAEEDNSNGKNQALLNNTELKIIFGNLPPIYELHQGMLKELRFAQAHWSEEVSIGRLMLRFTPDMVKAYPPFVNFFENTKEMLQQCDRENPRFHAFLKICQTKPECGRQSLQELLIRPVQRLPSIRLLLDDILKHTHKNNPDHAALVAALAGLREVMSHINEDKRKTEGQLQMFDIYNDIDQCPAHLVSSHRSFIARCEVVELSKELSGRGDHLVLFLFTDTMEVCKKRSKAFNSKSPTNGTSTMRIGSSKPYRHISLMPLSTVKRVVDIREAEDCHNVFALMCRSNQELKEKLYSFMITDEAVDKSHFLRQLCRQMANTVCKADADKFLASLESHQLDIDTSDLALSTLSKVSKFAARTRIKLEALAGAGGWLREPGPGGLLDTWVGRALSFNKTPSKLKRAMSSMISPFGSQANLTPASQLAQMRLASCNNINEMGTSSGGGGGAEGGEVLVAPLSVQPTRKAAGAAAALRRF
- the pbl gene encoding epithelial cell transforming 2 pebble isoform X4 — encoded protein: MDELSKGMTQTGSAAATDEIEHNNGSTWPVVYVSESCLECERVRAACERLGPVAAAPAHDSLPPPHQPPAPLSYFITKPFEGELFDAAHKAKYRVLGPTAALQLAERDEPPPANTRPLYSLAMRGAVICFSGFRKKDELTYLITLIHYMGGSIRKDMSSKVTHLIAAAATGDKYRYASGFGLPVLARSWVDECWRRRDDPACLATHPALIKEHKLKVFAGARVCFVGFPEDEAQHMADVLASNGGAACALDDPDCTHVVMANGETFGRSLILSPHPSTPTVPSKSSRASPNRSQSTPKSSIYRRLSARLSGRRASGAAAQPDDEREQRLQLARRHARASRDCPDAPKPAPAACPNDHDKTAPDNERLRSSIYDTNNKENNDITQMIHGTVKINVKDKREVFKNKSINVFNLVDCLTEAGSLHSSLTKSLCDLDSKEEPGLLLPISIVGKELQHSTTTISSGKKRSRNSTDSSVQVSPIDANLSQDKCEDSNWKSIKRLKIKDSFKFKNRPTIFKRTKKDSVSKTTGDIAVESVSPDSVKPTDPAGEFIASTSSPIREDDNTSICSINTSKQSGFFDISFASIRSSKTVKSASKLRRSVKSFTASFRSERKKKYEKRPERNTVEVSACHLPSELKYVSTPSKEIDDMNLDISPVQVDTIDSTDNAGLGHPGDVDELDDSATFKTPQSLRPRAHHRHSICGAPDPRVPLLSCAPIPAPRLPADQLPPASTPPIRDARAITQCHGISLPVVDEHNTAVAPECSPRVHVVKAEWFWASVQNEEAQDEREYLFRDYLEEVSRRSSVGGAGSGAGGGGGAGEEAAGGAGAGAAGGTPAHLQRQRKRKLRGGDAALQKRRSSLSDTVLLSISGNLLLDYTPSPDSKQLLEESEVPDNVVRKLMSPRQQVFMELLQTESNYVGILQTIVTMFKHPLEEMAEEDNSNGKNQALLNNTELKIIFGNLPPIYELHQGMLKELRFAQAHWSEEVSIGRLMLRFTPDMVKAYPPFVNFFENTKEMLQQCDRENPRFHAFLKICQTKPECGRQSLQELLIRPVQRLPSIRLLLDDILKHTHKNNPDHAALVAALAGLREVMSHINEDKRKTEGQLQMFDIYNDIDQCPAHLVSSHRSFIARCEVVELSKELSGRGDHLVLFLFTDTMEVCKKRSKAFNSKSPTNGTSTMRIGSSKPYRHISLMPLSTVKRVVDIREAEDCHNVFALMCRSNQELKEKLYSFMITDEAVDKSHFLRQLCRQMANTVCKADADKFLASLESHQLDIDTSDLALSTLSKVSKFAARTRIKVGRALSFNKTPSKLKRAMSSMISPFGSQANLTPASQLAQMRLASCNNINEMGTSSGGGGGAEGGEVLVAPLSVQPTRKAAGAAAALRRF
- the pbl gene encoding epithelial cell transforming 2 pebble isoform X1, with protein sequence MDELSKGMTQTGSAAATDEIEHNNGSTWPVVYVSESCLECERVRAACERLGPVAAAPAHDSLPPPHQPPAPLSYFITKPFEGELFDAAHKAKYRVLGPTAALQLAERDEPPPANTRPLYSLAMRGAVICFSGFRKKDELTYLITLIHYMGGSIRKDMSSKVTHLIAAAATGDKYRYASGFGLPVLARSWVDECWRRRDDPACLATHPALIKEHKLKVFAGARVCFVGFPEDEAQHMADVLASNGGAACALDDPDCTHVVMANGETFGRSLILSPHPSTPTVPSKSSRASPNRSQSTPKSSIYRRLSARLSGRRASGAAAQPDDEREQRLQLARRHARASRDCPDAPKPAPAACPNDHDKTAPDNERLRSSIYDTNNKENNDITQMIHGTVKINVKDKREVFKNKSINVFNLVDCLTEAGSLHSSLTKSLCDLDSKEEPGLLLPISIVGKELQHSTTTISSGKKRSRNSTDSSVQVSPIDANLSQDKCEDSNWKSIKRLKIKDSFKFKNRPTIFKRTKKDSVSKTTGDIAVESVSPDSVKPTDPAGEFIASTSSPIREDDNTSICSINTSKQSGFFDISFASIRSSKTVKSASKLRRSVKSFTASFRSERKKKYEKRPERNTVEVSACHLPSELKYVSTPSKEIDDMNLDISPVQVDTIDSTDNAGLGHPGDVDELDDSATFKTPQSLRPRAHHRHSICGAPDPRVPLLSCAPIPAPRLPADQLPPASTPPIRDARAITQCHGISLPVVDEHNTAVAPECSPRVHVVKAEWFWASVQNEEAQDEREYLFRDYLEEVSRRSSVGGAGSGAGGGGGAGEEAAGGAGAGAAGGTPAHLQRQRKRKLRGGDAALQKRRSSLSDTVLLSISGNLLLDYTPSPDSKQLLEESEVPDNVVRKLMSPRQQVFMELLQTESNYVGILQTIVTMFKHPLEEMAEEDNSNGKNQALLNNTELKIIFGNLPPIYELHQGMLKELRFAQAHWSEEVSIGRLMLRFTPDMVKAYPPFVNFFENTKEMLQQCDRENPRFHAFLKICQTKPECGRQSLQELLIRPVQRLPSIRLLLDDILKHTHKNNPDHAALVAALAGLREVMSHINEDKRKTEGQLQMFDIYNDIDQCPAHLVSSHRSFIARCEVVELSKELSGRGDHLVLFLFTDTMEVCKKRSKAFNSKSPTNGTSTMRIGSSKPYRHISLMPLSTVKRVVDIREAEDCHNVFALMCRSNQELKEKLYSFMITDEAVDKSHFLRQLCRQMANTVCKADADKFLASLESHQLDIDTSDLALSTLSKVSKFAARTRIKLEALAGAGGWLREPGPGGLLDTWVLRAHLLTQVGRALSFNKTPSKLKRAMSSMISPFGSQANLTPASQLAQMRLASCNNINEMGTSSGGGGGAEGGEVLVAPLSVQPTRKAAGAAAALRRF
- the pbl gene encoding epithelial cell transforming 2 pebble isoform X5, coding for MFGNELTMGPTRLPPTPEDEESPHDVHAVADLKSSSYMTKCDQVLGPTAALQLAERDEPPPANTRPLYSLAMRGAVICFSGFRKKDELTYLITLIHYMGGSIRKDMSSKVTHLIAAAATGDKYRYASGFGLPVLARSWVDECWRRRDDPACLATHPALIKEHKLKVFAGARVCFVGFPEDEAQHMADVLASNGGAACALDDPDCTHVVMANGETFGRSLILSPHPSTPTVPSKSSRASPNRSQSTPKSSIYRRLSARLSGRRASGAAAQPDDEREQRLQLARRHARASRDCPDAPKPAPAACPNDHDKTAPDNERLRSSIYDTNNKENNDITQMIHGTVKINVKDKREVFKNKSINVFNLVDCLTEAGSLHSSLTKSLCDLDSKEEPGLLLPISIVGKELQHSTTTISSGKKRSRNSTDSSVQVSPIDANLSQDKCEDSNWKSIKRLKIKDSFKFKNRPTIFKRTKKDSVSKTTGDIAVESVSPDSVKPTDPAGEFIASTSSPIREDDNTSICSINTSKQSGFFDISFASIRSSKTVKSASKLRRSVKSFTASFRSERKKKYEKRPERNTVEVSACHLPSELKYVSTPSKEIDDMNLDISPVQVDTIDSTDNAGLGHPGDVDELDDSATFKTPQSLRPRAHHRHSICGAPDPRVPLLSCAPIPAPRLPADQLPPASTPPIRDARAITQCHGISLPVVDEHNTAVAPECSPRVHVVKAEWFWASVQNEEAQDEREYLFRDYLEEVSRRSSVGGAGSGAGGGGGAGEEAAGGAGAGAAGGTPAHLQRQRKRKLRGGDAALQKRRSSLSDTVLLSISGNLLLDYTPSPDSKQLLEESEVPDNVVRKLMSPRQQVFMELLQTESNYVGILQTIVTMFKHPLEEMAEEDNSNGKNQALLNNTELKIIFGNLPPIYELHQGMLKELRFAQAHWSEEVSIGRLMLRFTPDMVKAYPPFVNFFENTKEMLQQCDRENPRFHAFLKICQTKPECGRQSLQELLIRPVQRLPSIRLLLDDILKHTHKNNPDHAALVAALAGLREVMSHINEDKRKTEGQLQMFDIYNDIDQCPAHLVSSHRSFIARCEVVELSKELSGRGDHLVLFLFTDTMEVCKKRSKAFNSKSPTNGTSTMRIGSSKPYRHISLMPLSTVKRVVDIREAEDCHNVFALMCRSNQELKEKLYSFMITDEAVDKSHFLRQLCRQMANTVCKADADKFLASLESHQLDIDTSDLALSTLSKVSKFAARTRIKLEALAGAGGWLREPGPGGLLDTWVLRAHLLTQVGRALSFNKTPSKLKRAMSSMISPFGSQANLTPASQLAQMRLASCNNINEMGTSSGGGGGAEGGEVLVAPLSVQPTRKAAGAAAALRRF